In Acinetobacter sp. WCHAc010034, a genomic segment contains:
- a CDS encoding DUF2147 domain-containing protein produces MKSLCKGLLTGLLLSSISVCSFAGNEDPLVGKWKTIDDRTGYSRADVEVRKKADGTYEGIIVETRNIPGSEKLLLCTKCPGQLKDKPFLGLPFIWGFKASPGKPNEYVNGKVLDPISGKIYQSKARLNSTGKRLTLRGYIGVSVIGRSITWIKY; encoded by the coding sequence ATGAAGAGTTTATGCAAGGGTCTATTGACCGGGCTGCTGCTGTCTTCCATTTCTGTCTGCAGTTTTGCCGGCAATGAAGATCCTTTAGTCGGCAAATGGAAAACCATTGATGACCGCACCGGCTACTCGCGCGCCGATGTAGAAGTCCGCAAGAAAGCCGACGGCACTTATGAAGGCATTATTGTTGAAACCCGCAATATTCCCGGTTCAGAAAAACTGCTGCTGTGCACCAAGTGCCCCGGCCAGCTGAAAGACAAGCCTTTCCTTGGCCTGCCGTTCATCTGGGGCTTTAAAGCCAGCCCAGGCAAGCCGAATGAATATGTCAACGGCAAAGTGCTGGACCCGATCAGCGGAAAAATCTACCAAAGCAAGGCGCGCCTGAACTCAACCGGCAAGCGCCTGACCCTGCGCGGCTATATCGGCGTTTCCGTCATCGGCCGCAGCATCACCTGGATCAAATATTAA
- a CDS encoding DUF2147 domain-containing protein produces the protein MHFKSASALLLTLGCCFSLPALAAADPLVGTWKTIDDRTGYSLSDVEISKGKDNHYSAKIINTRAVPGAAALQSCEKCAGSQKNMPLLGMTLLSGLTADPAKDNEFVGGRLLDPKSGRHYTARARLLSGGKHLVIHGRSGGAAVGRNLTWVKN, from the coding sequence ATGCACTTCAAGTCCGCCTCCGCCCTCCTGTTAACGCTTGGCTGCTGCTTCAGCCTGCCCGCATTGGCCGCCGCTGACCCGCTGGTCGGCACATGGAAAACTATTGATGACCGCACCGGCTATTCCCTGTCCGATGTGGAAATCAGCAAGGGCAAGGACAATCATTACTCCGCGAAAATCATCAACACCCGGGCCGTTCCAGGCGCCGCCGCGCTGCAAAGCTGTGAAAAATGCGCCGGATCGCAAAAGAACATGCCTTTGCTGGGCATGACCCTGCTGTCAGGGCTGACGGCCGATCCCGCCAAGGACAATGAATTTGTCGGAGGCCGGCTGCTTGACCCGAAATCCGGCCGGCATTACACAGCCCGCGCCCGCCTGCTGAGCGGCGGCAAGCATCTGGTGATTCATGGACGCTCCGGCGGCGCGGCCGTTGGGCGCAATCTGACCTGGGTTAAAAACTGA
- a CDS encoding Hsp33 family molecular chaperone HslO: MSDLRQRFFIEDSPVRGEVVHLENALQTILAQRSYAPAVQILLGEMLSATALLASTLKIKGRISLQIQASGTFKWAMAECNHLGEVRALADYQEDPHFQQAEDSSTVLKTLQNPVLFINIEPEAGERYQGIVPLDKPNLAGCLTQYYDLSAQIPTLIVLSSSSQRSGGLLVQLLPRNSEEEQQRIDEDLWPRLTLLTETLKPEELTDLEASDILYRLYNEEEVRLPEAEALYFGCTCSKERCASALQQIGILAVRETLEHQNPISMDCQFCSANYCFSAEEALGLFGEHLS, translated from the coding sequence ATGTCTGATTTACGCCAACGCTTTTTTATTGAAGATAGCCCTGTGCGCGGCGAAGTGGTTCATCTTGAAAATGCCCTGCAAACCATTCTGGCGCAGCGCAGCTATGCGCCCGCAGTGCAGATTTTACTGGGCGAAATGCTGAGCGCGACCGCGCTGCTGGCCAGCACATTGAAAATTAAAGGCCGCATCAGCCTGCAGATTCAGGCTTCAGGCACTTTTAAATGGGCAATGGCGGAATGCAACCATTTGGGTGAAGTTCGCGCCTTGGCGGACTATCAAGAAGACCCGCATTTCCAGCAGGCGGAAGACAGCAGCACCGTCCTGAAAACGCTGCAGAACCCGGTGCTGTTCATCAATATTGAACCTGAAGCCGGCGAGCGCTATCAGGGCATCGTACCTTTGGACAAGCCGAACCTTGCCGGCTGCCTGACCCAGTACTATGACCTGTCCGCGCAGATTCCGACCCTGATTGTGCTAAGCAGCAGCAGCCAGCGCTCCGGCGGCCTGCTGGTGCAGCTGCTGCCGCGCAACAGCGAAGAAGAGCAGCAGCGCATTGATGAAGACCTGTGGCCGCGCCTAACCCTGCTGACCGAGACCCTGAAGCCTGAAGAGCTGACCGATCTGGAAGCCAGCGACATTCTTTACCGCCTGTACAATGAGGAAGAAGTGCGCCTGCCGGAAGCGGAAGCGCTGTATTTCGGCTGCACCTGCTCCAAAGAGCGCTGCGCGTCCGCCCTGCAGCAAATCGGCATTCTTGCTGTGCGTGAAACGCTGGAGCATCAGAATCCGATCAGCATGGACTGCCAGTTCTGCAGCGCCAATTACTGCTTCAGCGCGGAAGAAGCCCTGGGGCTGTTCGGCGAACACCTCAGCTAA
- a CDS encoding monovalent cation:proton antiporter-2 (CPA2) family protein — translation MPLLLQITLFLGASLLLVPLLKRFGIATVLGYLFTGMLLGPSVLNIASDAEAIQELAEFGVILLMFIIGLELRPQRLWQMRHSIFVMGSLQAGISGLLLAVICFFALQQGIAASIVIGFALALSSTAFVLQLLTEKQQLNTTFGQQSFSILLFQDMAAIPLIAVIPLLAGAQSTHHGVAYFAAIVATFSGLFLFSRYLMRPFFRFVAKSGAHELITAVGLFIVLGVVGLMDVLGISTTLGAFLTGVLLADSEFRHELEASIAPFKGLLLGLFFMTVGMTTQLSLLIEMPALIIGGALALLLVKMLALAAVARYFRQSWRNSLMLAACLAQGGEFAFVVLSAAVSEKVLTQAMMEPLTLIVTLSMVLTPMLYWLISAQILPRFGKAEAPQYDDIPDHHPPVIIAGFGRFGQIIARVAHMQHQPFTAIDSSLDKVDFVRNYGGQLYYGDAAQPDILRAAGIQHAKVFVLAIDDIEDSMNTARHIRLNYPHLKLLVRARDRHHVHLLRDLGVEHIWRETYLSSLGMAYQLLRDVGVSEDDAYKSIELFRDYDEQLLAQQQRIYTDEQKVYETHRNALAELEHLFESDAQIRQPPAGVDLQRGLQRSRIDVSRDDLE, via the coding sequence ATGCCGCTACTGCTGCAAATCACCCTCTTCTTAGGCGCCTCCCTGCTGCTGGTGCCTTTGCTGAAGCGCTTCGGCATCGCCACGGTGCTGGGCTACCTGTTTACCGGCATGCTGCTGGGGCCAAGCGTGCTGAATATCGCCAGCGATGCCGAAGCCATTCAGGAGCTGGCGGAATTCGGCGTCATCCTGCTGATGTTCATTATCGGCCTGGAACTGCGCCCGCAGCGCCTGTGGCAAATGCGCCATTCCATCTTTGTGATGGGCAGCCTGCAGGCGGGCATCAGCGGCCTGCTGCTGGCTGTGATCTGCTTTTTTGCCCTGCAGCAGGGCATCGCCGCCAGCATTGTGATCGGCTTTGCGCTGGCGCTGTCCTCCACCGCCTTTGTGCTGCAGCTGCTGACGGAAAAGCAGCAGCTGAATACCACCTTTGGCCAGCAGTCGTTTTCCATTCTGCTGTTTCAGGACATGGCCGCCATTCCGCTGATTGCGGTCATTCCGCTGCTAGCCGGCGCCCAGTCCACCCATCACGGCGTCGCCTATTTCGCCGCCATCGTCGCCACCTTCAGCGGGCTGTTCCTGTTCAGCCGCTATCTGATGCGCCCATTTTTCCGCTTTGTGGCCAAAAGCGGCGCGCATGAGCTGATTACCGCGGTTGGGCTGTTTATTGTTTTGGGCGTGGTCGGGCTGATGGATGTGCTCGGCATCAGCACCACGTTGGGCGCGTTCCTGACCGGCGTGCTGCTGGCGGATTCAGAATTCCGCCATGAACTGGAGGCCAGCATCGCCCCGTTTAAAGGGCTGCTGCTCGGCCTGTTTTTCATGACCGTCGGCATGACCACCCAGCTGTCGCTGCTGATTGAGATGCCTGCGCTGATCATCGGCGGCGCGCTGGCGCTGCTGCTGGTCAAAATGCTGGCGCTGGCCGCGGTTGCCCGCTATTTCCGCCAGTCATGGCGCAACAGCCTGATGCTGGCGGCCTGCCTGGCGCAAGGCGGTGAATTCGCCTTTGTCGTGCTCAGCGCCGCCGTCAGCGAAAAAGTGCTGACGCAGGCCATGATGGAGCCGCTCACCTTAATTGTGACGCTGTCGATGGTGCTGACGCCGATGCTGTACTGGCTGATCAGCGCGCAGATTCTGCCCCGCTTCGGCAAGGCGGAAGCGCCGCAGTATGATGATATTCCGGATCACCATCCGCCGGTAATCATTGCCGGATTCGGCCGCTTTGGGCAGATTATCGCCCGCGTGGCGCATATGCAGCATCAGCCCTTCACCGCGATTGACAGCAGCCTGGATAAGGTCGATTTTGTCCGCAACTACGGCGGCCAGCTGTATTACGGCGATGCCGCCCAGCCGGACATTCTGCGGGCGGCCGGCATTCAGCATGCCAAAGTCTTTGTCCTGGCGATTGATGACATTGAAGACTCGATGAACACCGCGCGCCACATCCGCCTGAATTATCCGCATTTAAAGCTGCTGGTGCGCGCCCGCGACCGCCATCATGTGCATCTGCTGCGCGATTTAGGCGTAGAGCATATTTGGCGCGAAACCTATTTGTCCTCGCTGGGCATGGCCTACCAGCTGCTGCGCGATGTCGGCGTCAGCGAGGACGACGCCTACAAAAGCATTGAGCTGTTCCGCGACTACGACGAACAGCTGCTGGCGCAGCAGCAGCGGATTTATACCGATGAGCAGAAAGTTTATGAAACACATCGTAACGCTTTAGCTGAACTGGAGCACCTGTTCGAAAGCGACGCGCAAATCCGCCAGCCCCCTGCCGGCGTTGACTTGCAGCGCGGTTTGCAGCGCAGCCGCATTGATGTGTCAAGAGATGATCTTGAATGA
- a CDS encoding primosomal protein N', translating to MQVPAPAPNAIYRVRVAVPVYLHDCFDYRLSAEQYRQAQAGARVAVSFGRQNLVGVIVEKLAPDAPLDPGIKLKAITELLDGQAILDSKVLSLLTWAAQYYQFPVGEVIQSALPALLRQGKPYNLLARTWKLLDSDAENKLKRSERQQEAYRVLKLHPSGTSENLLNLAGIETATLKALEKKAICECVLEAQDFSPMPVSMAQMPLTANPDQKKAIEAVLKARKKYQAFLLDGLTGSGKTEVYLQVMQEVLKQGRQVLVLVPEIGLTPQTVSRFQSRFHCNIALLHSGLTDAKRLQAWQAAQTGKASIILGTRSAVFTPLPNLGLIVLDEEHDLSFKQQEGFRYHARDIALYRAHLQQCPVVLGSATPSIDSYALVQNGKMSCLELNQRAGAALMPKIHILDLKVAQKQHGISQMLLQEMKKRLDKQEQVLVFLNRRGYAPVLICESCAWQAKCPHCDANFTVHRTPYQHLHCHHCGTVHRMPDRCPQCSHSELKSIGMGTAKVEESLNELFPDYEVIRVDRDSTSRAGSWQKIYDKIQKSGPLILLGTQMLAKGHHFPYVTLVAILDIDSGLLSVDFRATERTAQLVVQVAGRAGRGERKGDVYLQTLRPEHPLLNTLVQEDYRQFARQTLKERQAALMPPFRYAALIRCESKDQALNTDFLQHHAQLLRQNSENTVDIWGPIPAPMERKAGRYQSHMVLLSADRARLHFHIRSWWQGMLQAKPSSMKLTLDIDPQELS from the coding sequence ATGCAAGTTCCAGCCCCTGCCCCAAACGCCATTTACCGGGTCCGCGTTGCCGTTCCGGTCTATCTGCACGACTGCTTTGACTACCGCCTGAGCGCCGAACAGTACCGGCAGGCGCAGGCCGGCGCGCGCGTGGCGGTGTCTTTCGGCCGGCAGAATCTGGTCGGCGTGATTGTGGAAAAGCTGGCGCCCGATGCGCCGCTCGACCCCGGCATCAAGCTGAAAGCCATTACCGAACTGCTGGACGGGCAGGCCATTTTAGACAGCAAAGTTTTAAGTTTGTTGACATGGGCGGCGCAGTATTACCAGTTTCCGGTCGGCGAAGTGATTCAAAGCGCGCTGCCGGCGCTGCTGCGCCAAGGCAAGCCTTACAACCTGCTGGCCAGAACATGGAAGCTGCTGGACAGCGATGCAGAGAATAAGCTCAAGCGCTCTGAGCGCCAGCAGGAAGCCTATAGGGTGTTAAAGTTGCATCCTTCCGGCACCTCAGAAAACCTGCTGAACCTGGCCGGCATTGAAACCGCCACGCTGAAAGCGCTGGAAAAAAAAGCCATCTGCGAATGCGTTCTGGAAGCGCAGGACTTCAGCCCGATGCCGGTCAGCATGGCGCAGATGCCCTTAACGGCCAATCCGGATCAGAAAAAAGCCATTGAGGCGGTGCTGAAAGCGCGCAAAAAATATCAGGCCTTTCTGCTGGACGGCCTGACCGGCAGCGGCAAGACTGAAGTCTATCTGCAGGTCATGCAGGAGGTGCTGAAGCAGGGCAGGCAGGTGCTGGTGCTGGTGCCGGAAATCGGCCTGACTCCGCAAACCGTCAGCCGCTTCCAGTCACGCTTCCACTGCAATATCGCCCTGCTGCATTCCGGCCTGACTGACGCCAAGCGCCTGCAGGCCTGGCAGGCGGCGCAAACCGGCAAAGCCTCGATTATTTTAGGCACGCGCTCCGCAGTCTTTACCCCTTTGCCTAATTTGGGGCTGATTGTGCTGGATGAGGAGCATGACCTGTCCTTCAAGCAGCAGGAAGGTTTCCGCTACCACGCGCGGGATATTGCGCTGTACCGCGCGCATCTGCAGCAGTGCCCGGTGGTGCTGGGTTCGGCCACTCCAAGCATTGACAGCTATGCCCTGGTGCAGAACGGCAAAATGAGCTGCCTGGAGCTGAATCAGCGCGCCGGCGCGGCGCTGATGCCGAAAATCCATATTCTGGATTTAAAAGTGGCGCAGAAGCAGCACGGCATCAGCCAGATGCTGCTGCAGGAAATGAAAAAGCGCCTGGATAAGCAAGAGCAGGTGCTGGTGTTTTTAAACCGGCGCGGCTATGCGCCAGTGCTGATCTGCGAAAGCTGCGCATGGCAGGCCAAATGCCCGCACTGCGACGCCAATTTTACCGTGCACCGCACGCCCTATCAGCATCTGCACTGCCACCACTGCGGCACGGTGCACCGCATGCCGGACCGCTGCCCGCAATGCAGCCACAGCGAACTGAAGTCCATCGGCATGGGCACCGCCAAGGTTGAGGAAAGCCTGAACGAGCTGTTTCCGGACTATGAAGTGATCCGGGTTGACCGCGATTCGACCAGCCGCGCCGGCAGCTGGCAGAAAATTTACGATAAAATTCAGAAAAGCGGGCCGCTGATCCTGCTCGGCACGCAAATGCTGGCCAAGGGGCATCATTTCCCCTATGTGACTTTGGTGGCGATTCTGGATATCGATTCCGGCCTGCTGAGCGTGGATTTCCGCGCGACTGAGCGCACCGCGCAGCTGGTAGTGCAGGTTGCGGGGCGCGCCGGGCGCGGCGAGCGCAAAGGCGATGTCTACCTGCAGACCCTGCGCCCTGAGCATCCGCTGCTGAATACGCTGGTGCAGGAAGATTACCGCCAGTTTGCCCGGCAGACCCTGAAAGAGCGCCAGGCTGCGCTGATGCCGCCGTTCCGCTATGCTGCGCTGATCCGCTGCGAATCCAAAGATCAGGCGCTGAATACAGATTTTCTACAGCATCATGCCCAGCTTTTAAGGCAGAATTCTGAAAACACCGTGGATATTTGGGGGCCGATTCCCGCCCCGATGGAGCGCAAGGCCGGGCGCTATCAGTCGCATATGGTGCTGCTGTCAGCCGACCGCGCCAGGCTGCATTTCCATATCCGCAGCTGGTGGCAGGGCATGCTGCAGGCCAAGCCTTCCAGCATGAAATTAACCTTGGACATTGACCCGCAGGAACTCAGCTGA
- the gspF gene encoding type II secretion system inner membrane protein GspF codes for MPAYQFTAIDASGKQQKGVLEGDSARQIRQQLRDKALIPVTVDPVEQKHRHAQNQWFQKGITSYDLALLTRQLSVLVAAAIPLEEAIRAVGKQNEKAHVQNLLMSVRSKVLEGHSLANALSQSGRFPELYIATIAAGERSGHLDLILDQLADYTENRFAMQKKVQGAMIYPVILMLMSFAIVMGLMTYVVPDIVKTFDQDKGALPWITVALMKASDFIRVAWPFLLAGAALGIFLLARFLRTAAGHYAFDRLTLKLPLFSRLSKGINAARFASTLSILTKSGVPLVDALKIGAAVSSNWVIRDSVNLAAEKVTEGGNLAAQLERSGYFPPMMVQMIRSGEASGELDRMLERASDMQDREVTTLISTLLALLEPLMLVFMASIVLVIVIAVMLPIVNMNNMI; via the coding sequence ATGCCAGCATATCAGTTTACCGCCATAGATGCTTCAGGCAAGCAGCAGAAGGGTGTGCTAGAGGGCGATTCCGCCCGTCAAATCCGGCAGCAGCTGCGCGATAAGGCGCTGATTCCTGTCACGGTGGATCCTGTCGAGCAAAAACACCGGCATGCTCAAAATCAGTGGTTTCAGAAAGGCATTACTTCCTACGATCTGGCCCTGCTGACCCGGCAGCTGTCGGTGCTGGTGGCGGCTGCCATTCCTTTGGAAGAAGCCATCCGCGCGGTGGGCAAGCAGAACGAAAAAGCCCATGTGCAGAATCTGCTGATGTCGGTGCGCTCCAAAGTGCTGGAAGGCCATTCGCTGGCCAATGCCCTCAGCCAGTCCGGGCGCTTTCCGGAACTGTACATCGCCACCATCGCCGCCGGAGAGCGTTCCGGCCATCTCGATCTGATTTTAGACCAGCTGGCGGACTATACTGAAAACCGCTTTGCCATGCAGAAGAAAGTGCAGGGGGCAATGATCTACCCGGTGATTCTGATGCTGATGTCCTTTGCCATTGTGATGGGGCTGATGACTTACGTGGTGCCGGACATCGTCAAAACTTTTGATCAGGACAAGGGCGCCCTGCCGTGGATTACCGTGGCTTTAATGAAAGCCAGCGATTTTATCCGCGTGGCATGGCCGTTCCTGCTGGCGGGCGCTGCGCTGGGCATTTTCCTGCTGGCGCGCTTTTTAAGAACGGCAGCCGGCCATTATGCCTTTGACCGCCTGACCCTGAAGCTGCCGCTGTTCAGCCGGCTGTCCAAAGGCATCAACGCCGCCCGTTTCGCCAGCACGCTGTCAATTTTAACCAAATCCGGCGTGCCGCTGGTGGATGCGCTGAAAATCGGCGCGGCGGTCAGCAGCAACTGGGTGATCCGAGATTCAGTCAATCTGGCTGCCGAAAAAGTCACCGAAGGCGGCAACCTGGCCGCGCAGCTGGAGCGCAGTGGTTATTTCCCGCCAATGATGGTACAAATGATCCGAAGCGGCGAGGCTTCAGGCGAGCTGGACCGCATGCTGGAGCGCGCCTCAGACATGCAGGACCGCGAAGTCACGACCCTGATTTCAACCCTGCTGGCGCTGCTGGAGCCGCTGATGCTGGTTTTTATGGCCAGCATTGTGCTGGTGATTGTGATTGCAGTCATGCTGCCGATTGTCAACATGAATAATATGATTTAA